In a single window of the Bacillus clarus genome:
- the argJ gene encoding bifunctional glutamate N-acetyltransferase/amino-acid acetyltransferase ArgJ: MSKAACITKRENGSIVSPKGFSAIGIEAGLKKGKKDMGSIVCEVPAICAAVYTTNQIQAAPLQVTKESISAEGKLQAIVVNSGNANACTGMKGLQDAYEMRELAAKQFGVRENYVAVASTGVIGVHLPMESIRNGISALVPTKDVGIAHSFCEAILTTDLVTKESCYQIVIDGKEVKIAGVAKGSGMIHPNMATMLSFITTDANIEQEALQVALSQATNHTFNQITVDGDTSTNDMVIVMASRLSETKLISMEHKEWETFVVALQKVCEDLAKQIARDGEGATKLVEVNVHGTETTEDANKIAKQIVGSSLVKTAIYGEDPNWGRIISSIGQSGVAINPNTIDIILQSIVVLKDSEPQLFAEEEMEKELKKTEIIIDVHLHLGEAKGTAWGCDLSYEYVKINACYRT; encoded by the coding sequence ATGAGTAAAGCAGCTTGTATTACGAAACGAGAGAATGGATCAATTGTATCACCGAAAGGTTTTTCGGCAATTGGTATTGAAGCGGGGCTGAAAAAAGGAAAAAAGGATATGGGGTCAATTGTTTGTGAAGTACCAGCAATTTGTGCAGCGGTTTATACAACAAATCAAATACAAGCAGCGCCATTACAAGTAACGAAAGAAAGTATTTCAGCGGAAGGGAAATTACAAGCAATCGTTGTTAATAGCGGAAATGCAAATGCTTGTACAGGTATGAAAGGGTTACAAGATGCTTATGAAATGCGAGAGTTAGCAGCCAAGCAGTTTGGAGTAAGAGAAAATTATGTAGCAGTTGCTTCAACAGGTGTAATTGGAGTTCACTTACCGATGGAATCGATTCGAAATGGAATATCGGCTCTTGTACCAACAAAGGATGTAGGGATAGCGCATTCTTTTTGTGAAGCGATTTTAACGACAGATCTTGTTACAAAAGAATCTTGTTATCAAATCGTGATTGATGGAAAGGAAGTAAAGATTGCTGGGGTTGCTAAAGGATCTGGGATGATTCATCCGAATATGGCAACGATGCTTAGTTTTATTACAACTGACGCTAATATTGAACAAGAAGCATTACAAGTGGCATTATCGCAAGCTACGAATCATACATTTAATCAAATTACGGTGGACGGAGATACCTCTACGAATGACATGGTCATTGTTATGGCAAGTAGATTATCAGAAACAAAACTAATCAGTATGGAGCATAAAGAGTGGGAAACATTTGTAGTGGCTTTGCAAAAGGTATGTGAAGATTTAGCAAAACAAATTGCGAGAGATGGTGAGGGCGCTACAAAGTTAGTGGAAGTAAATGTGCACGGTACCGAAACTACGGAGGATGCTAACAAAATTGCGAAGCAAATTGTTGGTTCGAGTCTTGTTAAGACGGCGATATACGGTGAAGATCCAAATTGGGGTCGTATTATTAGTAGTATTGGTCAAAGTGGAGTAGCTATTAATCCGAACACGATTGATATTATTCTTCAATCTATCGTTGTGTTAAAAGATAGTGAGCCACAATTGTTCGCGGAAGAGGAAATGGAAAAAGAGTTAAAAAAAACTGAAATCATAATCGATGTTCATTTACATTTGGGAGAAGCGAAAGGGACAGCTTGGGGCTGCGACTTAAGTTATGAATATGTGAAAATAAATGCTTGTTATCGTACATAA
- the argC gene encoding N-acetyl-gamma-glutamyl-phosphate reductase has product MKVAIIGATGYGGIELIRLLQQHPYFSIASLHSFSQIGDCIANTYPHLRNVLVHTLQEIDVDVIGKEARIVFLATPAGVSAELTPKLLAAGLKVIDLSGDFRMVDPSLYEIWYKKPAAKEEILQKAVYGLSEWKRSEVQNADLIANPGCFATAALLAIAPLTRNGMIEADSLIIDAKSGVTGAGKTPTTMTHFPELYDNFHIYKVNKHQHVPEIEQMLAEWNDETKPITFSTHLIPISRGIMVTLYAKVKQGAQIQSLQKLYEETYHHSPFVRIRSQGEFPSPKEVRGSNYCDIGSDYDERTGRVTVVSVIDNMMKGAAGQAIQNANLLAGLEETAGLQHMPLYP; this is encoded by the coding sequence ATGAAAGTCGCAATTATTGGAGCAACGGGATATGGAGGTATTGAATTAATTAGGTTATTACAGCAACATCCATACTTTTCAATTGCATCTCTTCACTCTTTTTCACAAATAGGGGATTGTATTGCAAATACATACCCGCATTTGCGAAATGTTCTTGTTCATACGTTACAAGAAATTGATGTAGATGTAATAGGAAAAGAAGCAAGAATTGTGTTTTTAGCAACACCAGCAGGAGTATCAGCCGAGTTAACTCCCAAACTATTAGCAGCAGGTTTAAAAGTGATTGACCTGTCTGGAGATTTTCGTATGGTAGATCCTTCTCTATATGAAATTTGGTATAAGAAACCAGCTGCAAAGGAAGAAATTCTCCAAAAAGCAGTGTACGGATTAAGTGAATGGAAAAGGTCTGAAGTTCAAAATGCTGATTTAATTGCAAATCCGGGATGTTTTGCAACAGCGGCATTGCTAGCAATAGCGCCTCTCACACGAAATGGGATGATTGAGGCAGACTCACTTATTATTGACGCAAAGTCAGGTGTAACAGGAGCAGGGAAAACACCGACAACGATGACTCATTTCCCAGAGCTATATGATAATTTTCACATTTATAAAGTAAATAAACATCAGCATGTTCCTGAAATTGAGCAAATGCTTGCTGAATGGAATGATGAGACGAAGCCGATTACATTTAGTACACACTTAATACCGATATCACGAGGAATTATGGTTACACTCTATGCGAAAGTAAAGCAGGGTGCTCAAATACAATCACTTCAGAAATTGTATGAAGAAACGTATCATCACTCGCCTTTCGTTCGAATTCGTTCTCAAGGAGAATTCCCAAGTCCAAAAGAAGTACGAGGCTCAAACTATTGTGATATTGGTTCAGATTACGATGAAAGAACAGGAAGAGTCACAGTTGTTTCAGTTATAGACAATATGATGAAGGGAGCAGCTGGGCAAGCGATTCAAAATGCAAACTTACTAGCGGGATTGGAAGAAACAGCAGGTTTACAACATATGCCGCTATATCCATAA
- a CDS encoding YqzH family protein, with amino-acid sequence MNEKLIGKMIIKSFRQYQYNPVSKEDQEMLIKHIQTMIHSNTEIDVYEAIEDVVYDYVTGK; translated from the coding sequence ATGAATGAAAAATTAATTGGAAAGATGATTATAAAAAGTTTTCGGCAATATCAATATAATCCTGTTTCAAAAGAGGATCAGGAAATGCTAATTAAACATATTCAAACGATGATTCATTCAAATACTGAAATTGATGTATACGAGGCAATTGAGGATGTCGTTTACGATTATGTTACCGGAAAATAA